The following are encoded together in the Glycine soja cultivar W05 chromosome 5, ASM419377v2, whole genome shotgun sequence genome:
- the LOC114413116 gene encoding uncharacterized protein LOC114413116 yields the protein MDKVSSDCPYPGCFFCVMKEGNPSKRRASVLKFFRELPCQDDDGQVLPISGLWNTAMAHPNDPEFLELGIFECMSALIWKGLKNRRWLSHDQNIYIPYYAAHIIGSYTMNMEEFAESAVHAGVIPPLVELLRGRLTWVEQRVAVRALGHLATYASTFPAIASHGEILELSIQLAMSSLEIVYSHFYQYVDRRLSYHCDLLTRGMGGVEMESRKAEEWASQLQCWSLQLINCFAFKHEFLPTICKPEFLIKLPGMWGGLVNENSPAGIGLLRTICHQKLGRGPVASCPGIIDALCNIARSSDDWQYMAIDCLLWLLEDPNTCHKVIDKVVPALVDLAEITTLGDHKKLGDLVVNVLQECIQSQGSGRSSISSHTKEQIEDILNSKQRLKWEKNMPKEDLHIKQAAALVVKLEGNSLFSSGSIAGAASKYSEALALCPMRSRKERVVLYSNRAQCHLLLQQPLAAISDATRALCLHKPVNRHAKSLWRRAQAYDMLGLAKESLLDAILFINECSQSNDPDLSLRQNKVPDYAERLVKKQMRAAWLFREAAIKHGGVHSQGDGGDMYGPETDDSEWETASESDIGNDGRDDMGEDDDGDWNNDDERKNYDKPSMKDIKHGYNVQLAEEEP from the exons ATGGATAAGGTTTCATCAGACTGTCCGTACCCAGGATGCTTCTTTTGTGTCATGAAGGAAGGGAATCCAAGCAAGCGCAGAGCAAGTGTACTGAAATTCTTTAGAGAACTTCCGTGTCAAGATGATGATGGTCAGGTTCTCCCTATCAGTGGCCTTTGGAACACTGCTATGGCACACCCAAATGACCCGGAGTTCCTAGAGCTAGGAATATTTGAATGCATGTCTGCTCTCATATGGAAGGGACTGAAGAACAGGCGCTGGCTTTCTCAtgaccaaaatatatatattccttaTTATGCAGCTCATATCATCGGTTCCTACACAATGAATATGGAAGAATTTGCAGAAAGTGCCGTGCATGCTGGGGTCATTCCTCCTTTGGTCGAGCTTTTACGAGGTAGATTAACTTGGGTTGAGCAGAGGGTGGCGGTTAGAGCATTGGGACACTTGGCTACATATGCCAGCACTTTTCCAGCCATAGCAAGTCATGGTGAAATTCTTGAGCTCTCCATCCAATTGGCAATGAGTTCCCTGGAAATAGTTTATTCACACTTTTACCAATATGTTGATAGAAGACTTAGCTATCATTGTGATCTGCTTACACGTGGCATGGGTGGTGTTGAAATGGAGTCCAGGAAGGCTGAGGAATGGGCTAGTCAGTTGCAGTGTTGGTCCCTTCAGCTAATTAATTGCTTTGCTTTTAAACATGAATTTCTTCCTACCATATGCAAACCCGAATTTCTGATAAAACTACCTGGCATGTGGGGTGGACTTGTTAATGAAAATTCACCTGCTGGTATTGGTTTATTAAGAACAATTTGTCATCAAAAACTTGGTAGGGGGCCTGTTGCCAGTTGCCCTGGTATTATTGATGCATTGTGTAATATTGCTCGGTCTTCAGATGATTGGCAGTATATGGCTATTGATTGCCTTCTATGGCTGCTTGAAGATCCCAATACATGTCACAAG GTGATTGATAAAGTGGTGCCTGCATTAGTTGACCTTGCTGAGATTACAACTCTGGGTGATCATAAAAAGCTTGGCGATTTAGTTGTTAATGTTCTTCAAGAGTGCATCCAGTCTCAAGGGTCAGGACGAAGCTCGATTAGTAGTCATACTAAAGAGCAGATTGAggatattttaaattcaaagcAGAGATTAAAGTGggaaaagaatatgcccaaggAAGATCTACATATTAAGCAGGCTGCAGCGCTGGTTGTCAAACTTGAAGGAAATTCTCTGTTCTCATCTGGAAGTATTGCTGGAGCTGCATCAAAATACTCTGAAGCTTTGGCATTGTGTCCTATGAGATCAAGGAAGGAGAGAGTTGTTCTATACAGTAATCGTGCTCAATGCCACCTTTTGCTGCAACAACCTTTGGCTGCCATAAGTGATGCTACCCGTGCACTATGTCTCCATAAACCTGTCAATCGTCATGCCAAAAGCCTTTGGAGACGAGCACAAGCTTATGACATGCTTGGATTAGCGAAAGAGAGTTTATTGGAtgctattttatttataaatgagTGCTCTCAGTCAAATGATCCTGATCTCTCACTGAGGCAAAATAAAGTTCCAGATTATGCCGAGCGTTTAGTTAAGAAGCAGATGCGTGCTGCTTGGTTATTTCGAGAGGCAGCTATTAAGCATGGTGGGGTCCATAGTCAGGGTGATGGCGGTGATATGTATGGCCCAGAGACTGATGATTCTGAATGGGAGACAGCTAGTGAAAGTGATATAGGAAATGATGGACGGGATGACATGGGCGAAGACGACGATGGTGATTGGAATAATGATGATGAGAggaaaaattatgacaaacccTCGAtgaaag ATATAAAGCATGGATACAATGTGCAGCTTGCGGAAGAAGAACCTTGA